Part of the Thermococcus sp. 18S1 genome, GGAATGCTCCACAGGGAGGCCCTCATGGTGAACCCATACGTTCTGAAGTACCAGGTTCCTGGCGGGATGTACTCCAACCTAATCTCCCAGCTGAAGGAGATGAAAGCCCTCGACCGGCTCCAGGAGGTTCTGGAGGAGATTCCGCGCGTCAGGGAAGACCTCGGATGGCCGCCGCTGGTGACGCCGACCAGCCAGATAGTCGGGACGCAGGCGGTTCTCAACGTCCTCTTTGGGAGGTACGAGAGGATAACCGAGGAGGTCAAGAACTACATCAGGGGACTCTACGGAAGGCCGCCGGGGGAGATAAACCCCGAGCTGCGGGCAAAGGTCCTTGGGGAGGAGGAACCCATAACCGTAAGGCCAGGAGAGCTGCTCGAACCCGCGCTGGAGAAATGCAGAAAGGAGCTCGAGGAGCTGGGCTACCTGGAGAATGAGGAGGACGTTCTGACCTACTGCCTCTTCCCGCAGGTGGCGCTTGAGTTCTTCAAGAGGCGGAAGGAAGGCGCAAGGAAGCCCAAACTCCCGCCGGCGGTTCAGAGGTTCAAGATTTACGTGAACGGCGTCGAGTTCGAGGTCGGCGTTGAGGGCGTTGACCTGAGCGCCCTCAGGTACCTGCCCCAGATAGCCGGGACTTCGGCCCCACCCAGTGCTCCGAAAACTGGCACTGCCCCCGTTCCTTCGCCTGCGCCCGTTGCTGCCCCTGTTCCGGCTCCGGTTGCTCCAGCTCCCGCTGGGGAGGGTGTTGTGACAGCCCCCATGCCGGGTAAGATTCTCAGAATCCTCGTGAAGGAGGGCGAGCAGGTCAAAACCGGACAGGGGTTAGTGGTCTTAGAAGCAATGAAGATGGAGAACGAAATCCCCGCGCCAAAAGATGGAGTAGTCAAGAAAATCCTCGTAAAAGAAGGCGACACCGTAGACACCGGACAAGCACTAATAGAACTCGAATGAAGAGCTGTACACTTATTTTTCATTTCTTCGGTAGATGAACTTCCCGATGTCCTGGCAGGGGACGGGTTTCCACCCATCAGCCCATAAACGAAATGTATTCAGTTTTTTGCCGAAAAGCATTTATATTTAAAAAATGTACATCGGAGTGCAGAATATACATGGAGGTGCAACCATGAACTCAGCTGTAATAGTTCTTCTGGCCGGTGTTATATACCTGGCCATGTACTTCAGCTACGGCAAGAGCCTTCAGAGCAAGGTCGTCAAGGCCGACCCCAACAGACCGACTCCTGCCCACAAACTCTACGATGGGGTTGACTACGTTCCAGCGCACCCGCTCGTTCTATACGGCCACCACTTTGCATCGATAGCGGGAGCGGGCCCGATAGTTGGTCCCGCCCTGGCAATGGCCTGGGGATGGCTTCCGGGGCTCATATGGGTCTGGTTCGGAAACGTCTTCATCGGTGCAGTCCACGACTATCTGGCACTGATGTCATCGGTTCGCTACGATGGTAAGTCCGTCCAGTGGATAGCAGGAAAGCTCATGAGCAGGAAGACGGGCATATCCTTCGAGGTATACATCTGGTTCGCCCTGCTGCTCGTCGTCGCCGCCTTCGTTGCCGTCACCGCCAAGCTGCTCACAGTAACGCCTCAGGCCGCAACCGCGACGCTCCTCTTCCTGCTCGTCGCGGTGATACTGGGATACCTCATGTACAAGGTCAAGATGGAGTTCAAGATGGCAACGATAATCGGCATCATCCTGCTCATCATAGCGGTGTGGATCGGCCTCAAGTACCCGCTGATCTTCGTGGACGGCCAGACCGACCCGACCTCGGCCGCCTACACAACCGCATACCACTACTGGAACATAATCCTGATGGTGTACATCATAATCGCGGCCTCGCTCCCGGTGTGGGTGCTCCTCCAGCCCAGGGACTACCTCAACGCCTACATCCTGTGGTTCGGACTGCTCTTCGGCGGCATAGCCCTCATATTCCTGGCCAAGGACTTCACCGCCCCGGCGTACACCATGTGGAGCGCCAACGTCATTAAGGGAATCACTGCGGACGGCTCCGTTCCGGTGGCGTCGCCCTTCTGGCCCACGATACCGCTCGTCATAGCATGCGGTTCCCTCAGCGGATTCCACTCGCTCGTGGGTTCAGGAACCACATCGAAACAGCTCGACAATGAGATTCACGGCCTGATGGTCGGATACGGAGGAATGTTCACCGAGGGATTCCTCTCAACCATCGTCATCACCGCCATAGCCGTCTACGGAGTCCAGCTCACCGGCCTCAGCGGTGATCCCACTGAGTGGGGCATCAACTAC contains:
- a CDS encoding pyruvate/oxaloacetate carboxyltransferase, which encodes MSRVEIIDTTFRDAHQSLIATRLTTDDMLAVAEKMDKIGFYSMEVWGGATFDVCIRYLREDPWERLRLLRENLRNTKLQMLLRGQNVVGYRHYPDDVVERFVELAHRNGIDIFRVFDALNDVRNMKVAIRKAKEVGAEVQGAIAYTTGKIFTLEYYMKKVEELLALDVDVITIKDMAALLTPRKAYELVSEIKERYGVPVNVHTHSTTGMAVATYLKAVEAGADYIDTAISPLAFGTAQPGIQTIWHALPEAVGSHLDRELIHEVSRYLKRLLEEKYSGMLHREALMVNPYVLKYQVPGGMYSNLISQLKEMKALDRLQEVLEEIPRVREDLGWPPLVTPTSQIVGTQAVLNVLFGRYERITEEVKNYIRGLYGRPPGEINPELRAKVLGEEEPITVRPGELLEPALEKCRKELEELGYLENEEDVLTYCLFPQVALEFFKRRKEGARKPKLPPAVQRFKIYVNGVEFEVGVEGVDLSALRYLPQIAGTSAPPSAPKTGTAPVPSPAPVAAPVPAPVAPAPAGEGVVTAPMPGKILRILVKEGEQVKTGQGLVVLEAMKMENEIPAPKDGVVKKILVKEGDTVDTGQALIELE
- a CDS encoding carbon starvation protein A, yielding MNSAVIVLLAGVIYLAMYFSYGKSLQSKVVKADPNRPTPAHKLYDGVDYVPAHPLVLYGHHFASIAGAGPIVGPALAMAWGWLPGLIWVWFGNVFIGAVHDYLALMSSVRYDGKSVQWIAGKLMSRKTGISFEVYIWFALLLVVAAFVAVTAKLLTVTPQAATATLLFLLVAVILGYLMYKVKMEFKMATIIGIILLIIAVWIGLKYPLIFVDGQTDPTSAAYTTAYHYWNIILMVYIIIAASLPVWVLLQPRDYLNAYILWFGLLFGGIALIFLAKDFTAPAYTMWSANVIKGITADGSVPVASPFWPTIPLVIACGSLSGFHSLVGSGTTSKQLDNEIHGLMVGYGGMFTEGFLSTIVITAIAVYGVQLTGLSGDPTEWGINYINVGGLGTFLGGYAKAVSEFYGVSETFGKTFATLWVSAFTLTSLDTATRLGRFAWQELFGMISDTSKGTMKLVTNKWVASIIIAGLGTYLAWGAGYKVIWPAFSAMNQMLASIAMMTAALWVAKVQRAGNWSWAVLIPALFLWITVTAAIIWYLIYVPMVGQYLIAVKGALVVSLLLNLLLAWDFWVAWKKPKEEYAASAA